One stretch of Nomascus leucogenys isolate Asia chromosome 9, Asia_NLE_v1, whole genome shotgun sequence DNA includes these proteins:
- the LOC115836644 gene encoding uncharacterized protein LOC115836644, with product MKSRREQRLLTSPSPLMNAALGTTSLLSITTTLACGLLLVEEAINQNEYHSGNLGWPDPIFSHSGHRYFRPPRGSHTLSILLVPLFEELGTISPGTGLEVLLNNTTVFFFLPTKGPLMSQDET from the coding sequence GCTGCTCACCAGCCCATCTCCTCTCATGAATGCTGCTCTGGGAACCACCTCTCTGCTCTCCATCACTACCACTCTAGCCTGTGGCCTGCTCCTGGTTGAAGAAGCCATCAATCAAAATGAATACCACTCTGGAAATCTTGGGTGGCCTGACCCGATATTTTCGCATAGTGGCCACAGATATTTTAGGCCCCCAAGAGGTAGTCATACTCTTTCAATTTTACTGGTTCCACTGTTTGAGGAACTTGGAACAATTTCCCCAGGGACTGGTCTGGAGGTACTGTTGAATAACACCACAGTGTTTTTCTTCCTCCCCACTAAGGGCCCGTTGATGTCTCAAGATGAGACATAA